One genomic region from Paroceanicella profunda encodes:
- a CDS encoding LacI family DNA-binding transcriptional regulator, producing MALRSTLTDIAREAGVSSATVDRVLNNRDGVRPRTREVVLEVADRLGYLPQGRAPGPAIAPVRLDFVLPVRSNPFISGLCAEIEAQAKRRSGLELKVHGIEGINPQALARALNALPDTQGVGLIALDHPAVREALRALAARGVKVATLVSDIPDVPRIGYVGIDNRAAGRLAGYLMGRLLMPGTAQRVAVFAGSLSYRGHEEREMGFRAILAEEFPRFEIVELREIRDDPARAVSETRALLEAHPDITGIYNIGAGNPGIAESLRAARLPRRPVFVGHELTAQNKALLLDGTIDALIDQNPRVEAREVLSLLECAVRGLPHDAHPPRVQVIFRENIPGT from the coding sequence ATGGCCCTGCGCTCGACATTGACGGACATCGCCCGCGAGGCAGGTGTCAGCAGCGCCACGGTCGACCGGGTGCTGAACAACCGCGACGGCGTGCGCCCGCGCACCCGCGAGGTCGTGCTGGAGGTGGCGGACCGGCTGGGCTACCTGCCCCAGGGGCGCGCGCCGGGGCCCGCCATCGCCCCGGTGCGCCTGGATTTCGTGCTGCCCGTGCGCTCCAACCCGTTCATCAGCGGGCTCTGCGCCGAGATCGAGGCGCAGGCCAAGCGCCGCTCCGGGCTGGAGCTGAAGGTGCACGGCATCGAGGGGATAAACCCGCAGGCCCTCGCCCGCGCCCTGAACGCGCTGCCCGACACCCAGGGCGTGGGGCTGATCGCGCTGGACCACCCGGCGGTGCGCGAGGCGCTGCGCGCCCTCGCCGCGCGCGGCGTGAAGGTGGCCACGCTGGTCTCCGACATCCCGGACGTGCCGCGCATCGGCTATGTGGGCATCGACAACCGCGCCGCGGGGCGGCTGGCCGGCTACCTGATGGGCCGGTTGCTGATGCCTGGCACGGCGCAGCGGGTGGCGGTGTTCGCCGGCTCGCTGTCCTATCGCGGCCATGAGGAGCGCGAGATGGGCTTCCGCGCCATTCTCGCCGAGGAATTCCCGCGCTTCGAGATCGTGGAGCTGCGCGAGATCCGCGATGACCCGGCCCGCGCCGTCTCCGAGACCCGCGCCCTGCTGGAGGCCCATCCCGACATCACCGGCATCTACAACATCGGCGCCGGGAATCCCGGCATCGCCGAGAGCCTGCGCGCCGCCCGCCTGCCCCGCCGGCCGGTGTTCGTGGGCCACGAGCTCACCGCGCAGAACAAGGCGCTGCTGCTGGACGGCACCATCGACGCGCTGATCGACCAGAACCCGCGCGTGGAGGCCCGCGAGGTGCTCTCCCTGCTCGAATGCGCAGTGCGCGGCCTGCCCCATGACGCCCACCCGCCACGCGTGCAGGTGATCTTCCGCGAGAACATCCCGGGAACCTGA
- a CDS encoding CaiB/BaiF CoA transferase family protein produces the protein MGILDGYRVLDCSIAMAGPFAAQRLGDLGADVVKVEPVTGEWQRHVAAGGATGNRINVSFLSLNRNKRSLAVNLKSAEGRAVLLDLVREADVFVQNYRPGVAARLGVDYETLSALNPKLVYVSMSGYGESGPYVNRPGQDLLLQALSGAMLSTGRAGEPPVAAGQYLVDAVTAYTAFEGVLAALLHRERTGEGQRVEVNMLDAITTLQMQELSVFTVAGKPQQRSAEPHAHVFIRAPYGTFATADGYLALAFPPLAKLGAIIGEPSFEAMNDETDTWTHRDAIFARTRERLLIRPTAYWLERFAEADIWAGPVHGYADLVADPQIAHNGTFVEYDHPTEGRVKTPGFPIRFSKTPCAVTRGAPLVGEHTREILAAAGYPEERIAALAASGAVALGEEA, from the coding sequence GTGGGCATTCTCGACGGATACCGCGTGCTCGACTGTTCCATCGCCATGGCAGGGCCCTTCGCGGCGCAGCGGCTGGGCGATCTCGGCGCCGACGTGGTGAAGGTGGAGCCGGTCACCGGCGAATGGCAGCGCCATGTCGCGGCCGGCGGCGCGACCGGAAACCGCATCAACGTCTCCTTCCTGTCGCTCAACCGCAACAAGCGCTCGCTGGCGGTCAACCTCAAGAGCGCGGAGGGCAGGGCGGTGCTGCTCGACCTCGTGCGCGAGGCCGATGTCTTCGTGCAGAACTACCGCCCCGGCGTGGCGGCGCGGCTGGGGGTGGATTACGAGACCCTCTCGGCGCTCAACCCGAAGCTGGTCTATGTCTCCATGTCCGGCTACGGCGAAAGCGGGCCCTATGTGAACCGCCCCGGGCAGGACCTGCTGCTGCAGGCCCTCTCCGGCGCCATGCTCTCCACGGGCCGCGCGGGCGAGCCGCCGGTGGCCGCCGGGCAATACCTCGTCGACGCCGTCACCGCCTACACCGCCTTCGAGGGTGTGCTCGCCGCCCTCCTGCACCGGGAGCGGACGGGCGAGGGCCAGCGCGTCGAGGTGAACATGCTCGATGCCATCACCACCCTGCAGATGCAGGAACTCTCCGTCTTCACCGTGGCCGGCAAACCGCAGCAACGCTCCGCCGAGCCGCATGCGCATGTGTTCATCCGCGCGCCCTACGGCACCTTCGCCACCGCCGACGGCTACCTCGCCCTCGCCTTCCCGCCGCTGGCGAAGCTCGGCGCCATCATCGGCGAGCCGTCTTTCGAGGCCATGAACGACGAGACCGACACCTGGACCCACCGCGACGCGATCTTCGCGCGCACCCGCGAGCGGCTGCTCATCAGGCCCACCGCGTATTGGCTGGAGCGGTTCGCGGAAGCCGACATCTGGGCCGGTCCGGTCCATGGCTATGCCGATCTCGTGGCCGATCCGCAGATCGCCCATAACGGCACCTTCGTGGAATATGACCACCCCACGGAAGGCAGGGTGAAGACCCCCGGCTTCCCCATCCGCTTCTCGAAAACGCCCTGTGCGGTGACGCGCGGCGCGCCGCTGGTGGGCGAGCACACGCGCGAGATCCTCGCCGCCGCGGGTTATCCGGAGGAGCGGATCGCGGCGCTCGCCGCCTCCGGCGCCGTGGCGCTGGGGGAGGAGGCGTGA
- a CDS encoding extracellular solute-binding protein, with product MAPLSGLTWDHPRGYSALAAAAAEVAPGQGLSLTWARQPLEGFESAPIAELCAAHDLVVLDHPHVGEAVEAGCLHPLEEVFGPAELAAIGARTIGPCLASYRYAGRHWALPLDAATQVMATRPDLLETPPATWQEVLALSRGGTPVALSLAGPHVLMSLFSVCTALGAPPALRPQELLPPEVACTAWEILSELAGRSPAALRPLNPIGILNRMAAEEIAACVPLIYGYVTYAAPASGTALRFSDAPRATPGGRPGGTLGGTGIGLSRRVTPTPELRTHLRWLMSEAVQRGFIPDHDGQPSARAAWADAGVNARWRGFYAGTAATLEASCVRPRFAGYIAFQTAASERLRAALEAREPAARAMQALQDLYDQSRPGGTET from the coding sequence ATGGCACCGCTCTCGGGCCTCACCTGGGACCATCCGCGCGGCTACTCCGCCCTGGCGGCCGCGGCGGCGGAGGTGGCGCCGGGCCAGGGCCTGTCGCTGACCTGGGCGCGCCAGCCGCTGGAGGGGTTCGAATCCGCCCCCATCGCGGAGCTCTGCGCCGCGCATGACCTCGTGGTGCTCGACCACCCGCATGTGGGCGAGGCGGTGGAGGCCGGCTGCCTGCACCCGCTGGAGGAGGTGTTCGGCCCGGCGGAGCTGGCGGCCATCGGCGCGCGCACCATCGGGCCCTGCCTTGCCTCCTACCGTTATGCCGGCCGGCACTGGGCGCTGCCGCTGGACGCGGCCACCCAGGTGATGGCCACCCGGCCGGACCTGCTGGAGACACCCCCCGCCACCTGGCAGGAGGTGCTCGCCCTGTCGCGCGGCGGCACGCCGGTGGCGCTGTCGCTCGCCGGGCCGCACGTGCTGATGAGCCTGTTCTCCGTGTGCACTGCGCTGGGCGCGCCGCCTGCCCTCCGCCCGCAGGAGCTGCTGCCGCCGGAGGTGGCGTGCACCGCCTGGGAGATCCTCTCCGAGCTGGCCGGGCGCAGCCCCGCCGCCCTGCGCCCGCTGAACCCGATCGGCATCCTGAACCGCATGGCGGCGGAGGAGATCGCCGCCTGCGTGCCGCTCATCTACGGCTATGTGACCTATGCCGCCCCGGCCTCCGGCACGGCGCTGCGCTTCTCCGACGCGCCGCGCGCCACGCCGGGCGGCCGGCCCGGCGGCACGCTGGGCGGCACCGGCATCGGGCTGTCGCGCCGTGTCACCCCCACGCCGGAACTGCGCACCCACCTCAGGTGGCTGATGTCCGAGGCGGTGCAGCGCGGCTTCATCCCCGACCATGACGGCCAGCCGAGTGCCCGCGCCGCCTGGGCGGATGCGGGCGTGAACGCGCGCTGGCGCGGGTTCTACGCCGGCACGGCGGCCACGCTGGAGGCCTCCTGCGTGCGGCCGCGCTTCGCCGGCTACATCGCTTTCCAGACCGCGGCCTCCGAGCGGTTGCGCGCCGCGCTGGAGGCGCGCGAGCCGGCCGCGCGCGCCATGCAGGCGCTGCAGGATCTCTATGACCAGAGCCGCCCTGGCGGCACCGAGACATGA
- a CDS encoding enoyl-CoA hydratase/isomerase family protein — protein sequence MTQDLLFEIDGAVATITLNRPEKLNSVTPEMAGAITAALSICEADPSLRCVILTGAGERAFCAGSDIGALDAYATPWDFRNRPDYCDAVRAFRKPCIAAVNGYAFGGGLETALSCDIRLASATASFAAPEIKLGWIGGGGMAAQLAHSIGASNAALMVMTGDPVRAQTALAWGLVSEVLAPEALLPRARALAGIIAARAPIAAETAKLNLRAAHAMPLEKAIEYERDLQTICFATEDAAEGRRAFAEKRPPVFRHR from the coding sequence ATGACCCAGGACCTGCTGTTCGAGATCGACGGCGCCGTGGCCACCATCACGCTGAACCGCCCGGAGAAGCTCAATTCCGTGACCCCGGAGATGGCGGGGGCCATCACTGCCGCCCTCTCCATCTGCGAGGCGGACCCCTCCCTGCGCTGCGTGATCCTCACCGGGGCGGGGGAGCGCGCCTTCTGCGCCGGCTCCGACATCGGCGCGCTGGACGCCTATGCCACCCCCTGGGATTTCCGCAACCGGCCGGACTATTGCGACGCCGTGCGCGCCTTTCGCAAACCCTGCATCGCGGCGGTGAACGGCTATGCCTTCGGCGGCGGGCTGGAGACGGCGCTTTCCTGCGACATCCGCCTCGCCTCCGCCACCGCCAGTTTCGCCGCGCCGGAGATCAAGCTGGGATGGATCGGCGGCGGCGGCATGGCGGCGCAACTGGCCCATTCCATCGGGGCGTCTAACGCGGCGCTCATGGTGATGACCGGGGACCCGGTGCGCGCGCAGACGGCGCTGGCCTGGGGGCTGGTGAGCGAGGTGCTGGCCCCGGAGGCGCTACTGCCGCGCGCCCGCGCGCTGGCCGGGATCATCGCGGCGCGCGCGCCCATCGCCGCGGAGACCGCGAAGCTGAACCTGCGCGCCGCCCATGCCATGCCGCTGGAGAAGGCCATCGAATACGAGCGTGACCTGCAGACGATCTGCTTTGCCACCGAAGACGCCGCCGAGGGCCGTCGCGCCTTCGCCGAAAAGCGCCCTCCGGTGTTCCGGCACCGCTGA